GCACGACCGTCGACATCAACGGCGGCAGCCACATGCACTGACCACCCCGTTCGGTGTCCGCTCATGCACCGTCGCGGTCGGACACCGGACGGCACCGTTTTCACTTCGGTCGCCGGACGAGAACCATGAGAACAACGCCTTTTTTCGCCCCATTCGGCAGCAGCCCGGACGTGGAACTGCAGCCGTGGCAGTCGCGTGCCGACTGCCGTCTCATCGATCCCTCGATCTTCTTCCCGTCGGACGACGAATCGCGCGGGATGCGGCAGCGCCGTGAACGGACGGCGAAACAGATCTGCACGTCGTGCCCCGTCCGAA
This window of the Rhodococcus pyridinivorans genome carries:
- a CDS encoding WhiB family transcriptional regulator; this encodes MRTTPFFAPFGSSPDVELQPWQSRADCRLIDPSIFFPSDDESRGMRQRRERTAKQICTSCPVRIPCRDYALVTRERHGIWGGTSESDRRRGRPTADRDRTTHALGMKS